The DNA sequence GAGCCACACACTGCCATAATGAACGGTAGGATGCAATCTTGACTGCTTCAACCCCTAATGCGGAGAGGTTACTGGCATATTCCTGGTAACATTGTGAAAAGAGGAAGGTTACTACAAATATCAATGTGCtacatgtgtgtgtgtgtaagaGATCATAATATGTGTCTGTGAGTGCAAAAGTATCTATTAACCTGAATATCAAGGAACAGCTGCATGCAAATTTTGCCGGTGTCAGACACATTGTTATCTGAGACATCTGAACTTGCTCCGGCTCGTCTTTGTGCACTCTGCCTAATTTTCTGGAGAGAAAATTCTGTCTTTCTCGCCTGCTCATTATCAATATTTATTAAAACAATTTCAAAGATAAAACAAATTCACAAGGTTAAAATTTCATCAATGTAGTTTGAATTTGGATACGTACCACATTGACAAGGTCCGATGCTAATTCATAATAACGATCAGTGATCTCAGTAGCAGCAGATAGAAGTATTTCATCCCTGCTTTCACTTGTCAGATATCTTGTAGCTCGCTCTCCATCCAAAAAAGCCTGGGATGTTCAGCATGTCATCAGTATACACTccaatttgaaaacaaaattatttcTTATAAATTAGACTCATCCCAAAGATATTGATGGGTCAACAAATTCTCTTAACCTCTAGGCTTCCTTTTGTACAAAAGATAACAGAAAATGAAGGTGCGAAAGAGGGATACACTGCATTTTTCTGGTGTATCTAGAAAAGAAATAAGTGCCTTATAATTGTGGCACATGAATCATAGAAGCCATCCAGTAcacattttaaattaaattttgcatGAGTATAGTTTCACTGCCCTCCAAACTTTAAAAGATATAATTCAAAGCACAAAAATTTTGGGGAAAAGAAAAGGTAAAAATATCAAGTAAATCTATGCAGCTTACCTTTAGGGGACGTAATACACCTGCAACATAGGGTGAATGCTTCACGGGTAGAGGTTTATTAGTCATCCTGTAGGTTGCTGTTATCCCCTTCATCTGTCTCAAGTCCTATATTGTTTTTgagcaagaaaaaagaaaaaatatgaaagTATTAGAAGGGAGGATGGAAGAAACGAATGGAAAAGGATCTTCCAAAACTATAAACGCAATTCAGATCTGTATACACAACCAATACAAATCCAGTACAATGCCACCAACCTCAACTGACTTTTCCACTAATGACTCCACTACTGCTTTGGTGACTAATGGTTCTATAGATTTCAATGATTGACCACCTTGTAAAATGCTCTGCCTTACTGATTCAAGAACATCAGGGGAGCATGAAGATAGAAGCTGAAGCACGTGCTCTAGGTAATCTCCAACAACATGCTCTTCCAGACACCTTATATCATGAATTACCTACAGTTCATTTAAACATATGATACAGATTAAGTACGGTTTTTCTCAATTATACCTTCATTTTGCAAATCTAGCAAAAACGGCAATTGATACCGATATTTTCTCATTATGGTCACTACTTTTTTTGGTTAGCAATCCATTAATGTAAACCTCAAACAATATGGTAAAgatgagcatttttattttatgaatgcaTATAATGTAGGTATAAAACTAATAAAGCAACATGAAGCATACATAAATAAAGTCATCTATAGCAGCAGAAACAGCCCATTGAAACCCAGTGTTGGTGTTTGTGCTATGGCTCTTGCGCCCATTCAGTCCAGACGACAGCCAATTTGAGTATCTGCGAGTACAAATGGATGTTAGCTTTTTCTGTCAGCACAAAAAGATATCGTGTGTTAGCAGCATAAAACTGACCTGGAAAGAAGCTGCAAGGATAGGCGTAGGAACTTGTCAGAGCAAGAAAGGACAAGAACATCTTCTCTCCAGCATGATCTCATACTCTCCAACAGTGTAACACTTTGTTTTAATGTTAAAACTCGATTTTCTTTGCCAGAGACTGTGTCTTGCAAAGGGACAAGACTGGATGTTGAAAGCACATCATCTAAAGACTTTGCTATTTCCTGAAACCTGATGCAATAGCAGATACAATTTCCATGTACTTAAATGAAAGAAGTATTCTTATTTATTGTGACCTAAAGCAATATAAGTACCTCAGAGAGAAATAAACTCCAATATTCCATTGCTtcatgaactctatataaattgCTTCAGATCGAAATTTAGCAACAGCCGATCTGGACGGACAGTAGCCtataatgaaattaaattttacatCAGTGAATACCTGTTCCTAAAATTAGCAAATGCATTCTCAAATCATGCATCAACTCAACAAAGTTCTTTTAGACTTGAGGAGCATATTGTGTATGTTCTTTTCTGTTTCCCCTGGTGAAAAGTGAGATAGACTACTACCTTCTAGATAAGCCAAGAAGTCTAAGCTTGCTTtgtaattcttcaagaattctgCTGGTTTTCCAGGAGAAAATGCACTTGGTTTTCCCTTCTGAATGGAAGAGAGAACCTCCTTGAGGATTGAATTGGCTAAGAAGTCAAAGACATGCAAACCTGAATTTTCTGCAACAAAAAATAGGCCTCAGAGATGTACATATCTCATTCACACTTAACAGTACATGCCGAATAAAAAGAAGTGAAAGGTGATTTAAAAGAAGAGGTTTATTTTCCAATTTTTAAACACCAATAAAGACAAAGGAGCGCATCAGAAAGGATGAAGAAACCAAGGCAGTAATAGCAGAGCAAGGATCTTATGGATTGTAGGTGTGCAAGTGTAATGATAAAGATGGTCCACTGTATTCAACTGTAGTAAAGTAGTTTGAAGAAAGTCAGATGATGTACCAGCTGAAGAAATGTCCAATAAAAATTTACAGTCCTTAGCAATGCACTCCTTAATTTGCTGATAATCATTATCAAGCTCATCTCCGGATGAGCCTGCAGCCACAGCTGATGGCCCGTGTGGTATAATCTTCTGTATCAACGGAGCCACAATAGTGGTTCGAAAGAGTTCTTCTGCATTCTTGGTGTTATCAATAGCAGCATATGCACGTAAGCAATTGTAGATTGCAGTTGCATCCCGGTGCTCCAGACCATCGGCAAAGCAATGTCCCAAGCTTGCATCCACTATTTGGCTTGCATTTTGAATCCTCTTCTCCATATTCTCAATAAAAGGCAGGTTCTGTACTGGCATAATAGACAAAAGGAGATGAGCACAGAACGTACTAAGGCCTTAAACAAAAGTTTAGTTTATCATAAATCACAAATTTCTTAAACACTAGAAGAAGAGCTAAAACAAAACAATACATACGTTAGCCTCTTCAACACTAGACATGCCTATACAAAAATGCGGTAAGGAGATTATGAAAATAAAGTTATCAACTTTCAACAAGTCAAACATGCACTCTATGTCAAGTTtgtccacacacacacacacacacacacatatatatatatatatataatgct is a window from the Arachis hypogaea cultivar Tifrunner chromosome 1, arahy.Tifrunner.gnm2.J5K5, whole genome shotgun sequence genome containing:
- the LOC112805134 gene encoding conserved oligomeric Golgi complex subunit 2; protein product: MADPMPAPPRSATDLFSDPLDSRPLWFKPASFLSPDFDSESYISELRTFVPFDTLRSELNSYLSSLNHELIDLINRDYADFVNLSTKLVDVDAAVVRMRAPLVELREKIEQFRGSVEVSLVAIKNGLKQRSEAAAARETLELLLDTFHVVSKVEKLIKELPSVPTDWSNGDGSLTDKNSLSNGVSVQHVENGTSVRETQSMLLERIASEMNRLKFYVTHAKNLPFIENMEKRIQNASQIVDASLGHCFADGLEHRDATAIYNCLRAYAAIDNTKNAEELFRTTIVAPLIQKIIPHGPSAVAAGSSGDELDNDYQQIKECIAKDCKFLLDISSAENSGLHVFDFLANSILKEVLSSIQKGKPSAFSPGKPAEFLKNYKASLDFLAYLEGYCPSRSAVAKFRSEAIYIEFMKQWNIGVYFSLRFQEIAKSLDDVLSTSSLVPLQDTVSGKENRVLTLKQSVTLLESMRSCWREDVLVLSCSDKFLRLSLQLLSRYSNWLSSGLNGRKSHSTNTNTGFQWAVSAAIDDFIYVIHDIRCLEEHVVGDYLEHVLQLLSSCSPDVLESVRQSILQGGQSLKSIEPLVTKAVVESLVEKSVEDLRQMKGITATYRMTNKPLPVKHSPYVAGVLRPLKAFLDGERATRYLTSESRDEILLSAATEITDRYYELASDLVNVARKTEFSLQKIRQSAQRRAGASSDVSDNNVSDTGKICMQLFLDIQEYASNLSALGVEAVKIASYRSLWQCVAPADKQNTI